A single Blastococcus colisei DNA region contains:
- a CDS encoding acyl-CoA dehydrogenase family protein, which translates to MSSNSLTLAPAPRSEAAEQVRAEVREFLAAELAAGTFDTHVDTWLSGVDPAFSRKLGDRGWLGMTWPKQYGGHERSAMERYAVTEELLAAGAPVAAHWIADRQSGPNLLTYGTEKQRQEILPRIAAGECFFVIGMSEPDSGSDLASIRTRAVRNGDGDWVVNGAKVWTSNAHHSHYGIVLVRTTPADPAHRHAGMSQLLIDLSLPGITINPIRILDGGHHFNEVVFEDVVVPGDMLLGEEGNGWHQVTAELAFERSGPERFLSTYPLVAEFARRVADSDDPAALATLGRLSARILALRQMSMRIAAALDRGELPNIPAALVKDVGTTFEGDVIEEIRRVVDVTPSLDSPDPLGRALAEAQLHAPGYTLRGGTNEILRGIVARGLGLR; encoded by the coding sequence ATGAGCAGCAACTCGTTGACGCTGGCGCCCGCGCCGCGGTCGGAAGCCGCGGAGCAGGTACGGGCGGAGGTCCGCGAGTTCCTCGCCGCCGAGCTGGCCGCCGGCACGTTCGACACGCACGTGGACACCTGGCTGTCCGGCGTCGACCCGGCCTTCTCCAGGAAACTCGGCGACCGTGGCTGGCTGGGGATGACCTGGCCGAAGCAGTACGGCGGGCACGAGCGGTCGGCGATGGAGCGCTACGCCGTCACCGAGGAGCTGCTGGCCGCCGGCGCCCCCGTGGCCGCGCACTGGATCGCCGACCGGCAGTCCGGACCGAACCTGCTCACCTACGGCACCGAGAAGCAGCGGCAGGAGATCCTGCCGCGCATCGCCGCGGGGGAGTGCTTCTTCGTCATCGGGATGAGCGAGCCCGACTCCGGCTCCGACCTCGCCTCGATCCGCACCAGGGCGGTGCGCAACGGGGACGGCGACTGGGTGGTCAACGGCGCCAAGGTGTGGACGTCGAACGCCCACCATTCGCACTACGGGATCGTGCTGGTGCGCACCACGCCGGCCGACCCCGCGCACCGGCACGCCGGCATGTCGCAGCTGCTGATCGACCTGTCGCTGCCGGGCATCACGATCAACCCGATCCGCATCCTCGACGGCGGGCACCACTTCAACGAGGTCGTGTTCGAGGACGTCGTCGTCCCGGGCGACATGCTGCTCGGCGAGGAGGGCAACGGCTGGCACCAGGTGACCGCCGAGCTGGCCTTCGAGCGGTCGGGCCCGGAACGCTTCCTGTCGACATATCCACTCGTCGCCGAGTTCGCTCGTCGAGTTGCCGACTCCGATGACCCCGCCGCGCTGGCGACGCTGGGCCGGCTGTCGGCGCGCATCCTGGCGCTGCGGCAGATGTCGATGCGGATCGCCGCGGCGCTGGACAGGGGCGAGCTGCCGAACATCCCGGCGGCGCTGGTCAAGGACGTGGGGACGACGTTCGAGGGCGACGTCATCGAGGAGATCCGCCGGGTGGTCGACGTGACGCCGTCGCTGGACTCACCCGATCCGCTGGGCCGGGCGCTGGCCGAGGCGCAGCTGCACGCGCCCGGCTACACGCTGCGCGGCGGGACCAACGAGATCCTGCGCGGGATCGTCGCTCGCGGATTGGGGCTGCGCTGA
- a CDS encoding acyl-CoA dehydrogenase family protein, with translation MSDQDLVVETVRDILTGFEPFALTAERRWDAGLWGALASAGLTGVGLPEEAGGSGGELADAVAIVATLARGAGAVPVAEQLLVAGPALLAADLDLPSPEEPTTFAFADAVTVHPVDNGDGPGRFTLNGTVPDVAWAGVASHVVVLAPAPAGISGAVLALIDASSLPATDAFNLAGEPRGSLVLDQVGTSGTLLTEAQASEVRARYALARAVQLAAALEQVLAWTVQYAGERHQFGRPLGKFQAIQMELAEMAGEVTAVSALTDAAVQALDRGGNVVLAAAAAKVRAGAAVEVVARLAHQVHGAIGFTQEHKLHHLTRRLWSWRDEAGSDLAWSRVLGAGVLAGGPDAVWPALTRVV, from the coding sequence ATGTCGGACCAGGACCTGGTGGTCGAGACCGTCCGGGACATCCTCACCGGCTTCGAGCCGTTCGCGCTGACGGCGGAGCGGCGGTGGGACGCCGGGCTGTGGGGTGCGCTGGCCTCCGCGGGACTCACGGGCGTGGGACTGCCCGAGGAGGCCGGTGGTTCGGGCGGCGAGCTCGCCGACGCCGTCGCCATCGTGGCCACTCTGGCGCGGGGGGCCGGCGCGGTGCCGGTGGCCGAGCAGCTGCTGGTGGCGGGGCCGGCGCTGCTGGCCGCGGACCTCGATCTGCCCTCGCCGGAGGAGCCGACGACGTTCGCGTTCGCCGATGCGGTGACCGTGCACCCGGTCGACAACGGGGACGGCCCGGGCCGGTTCACGCTCAACGGCACGGTTCCCGACGTCGCGTGGGCGGGGGTCGCTTCGCACGTCGTCGTCCTCGCCCCGGCTCCGGCCGGGATCTCCGGTGCCGTGCTGGCTCTGATCGACGCGTCCTCGCTGCCGGCGACCGACGCCTTCAACCTGGCCGGCGAACCGCGTGGGTCGCTGGTGCTGGACCAGGTGGGCACGTCCGGAACGCTGCTGACAGAGGCGCAGGCGAGTGAGGTGCGGGCGCGGTACGCGCTGGCGCGGGCGGTGCAGCTGGCGGCGGCCCTGGAGCAGGTTCTGGCGTGGACGGTTCAGTACGCGGGAGAGCGGCACCAGTTCGGCCGGCCGCTGGGCAAGTTCCAGGCGATCCAGATGGAGCTGGCCGAGATGGCCGGCGAGGTCACGGCGGTGTCGGCGCTGACCGACGCGGCGGTGCAGGCGCTGGACCGGGGCGGGAACGTCGTCCTCGCGGCCGCGGCGGCGAAGGTGCGGGCCGGTGCGGCCGTCGAGGTCGTCGCCCGGCTGGCGCACCAGGTGCACGGCGCGATCGGGTTCACGCAGGAGCACAAGCTGCACCACCTGACGCGGCGGCTCTGGTCGTGGCGCGACGAGGCCGGCAGCGACCTGGCGTGGTCGCGGGTGCTGGGCGCCGGCGTGCTCGCGGGTGGCCCCGACGCGGTCTGGCCGGCGCTGACCCGGGTGGTCTGA
- a CDS encoding MFS transporter has protein sequence MSERPRRSSVRATLQALTVSVIGVIPAFLVGALAVQIRADLDVGLGLFGFAVATLFAVSGVLGRPGGRLVQRLGSRKGTVLAAALATVSLATVASAQSAAMLMVALAIGGLANAVAQPSANLGLSRWVTDRRLGLAFGIKQSAIPTATLLGGLAVPGVALVLGWRWAVAAAAALTVLVLLGALVGRGEASPPGTSGVSREPDRGLPRGGLVVLTIGGFFASAASSPTGVFLVDSAVTAGIASGTAGLLFAGCSLLMLTNRVGFGWLADRHPGQSRFLFIAYLLGGGAVGFALMATGGIPVFVVGAVLACGLGWSWPGLFQFAVIRENRAAAASVTGLMQTGLSLGAACGPMLFGVLAQAFSYTAAWSGVAALSLAGACTIVIGRRMVRRARGLPVTTLRRAPRAASM, from the coding sequence ATGAGTGAGCGACCGCGACGGTCGTCGGTCCGCGCCACGCTGCAGGCTCTGACCGTCTCGGTCATCGGGGTGATACCCGCCTTCCTCGTGGGTGCCCTGGCCGTTCAGATCCGCGCCGATCTCGACGTCGGGCTGGGCCTCTTCGGCTTCGCGGTCGCGACCCTGTTCGCCGTCTCCGGGGTGTTGGGCCGCCCCGGCGGGCGCCTGGTGCAGCGGCTCGGTTCCCGCAAGGGCACGGTGCTGGCGGCGGCGCTGGCCACGGTCTCCCTCGCCACGGTGGCCTCGGCGCAGTCGGCGGCGATGCTCATGGTCGCCCTGGCGATCGGCGGGTTGGCCAACGCGGTGGCACAGCCGTCGGCCAATCTCGGGCTGTCCCGATGGGTGACCGACCGGCGGCTGGGCCTGGCGTTCGGGATCAAGCAGTCGGCGATCCCGACGGCGACCCTGCTCGGCGGCCTGGCCGTCCCCGGGGTCGCGCTGGTGCTCGGCTGGCGCTGGGCCGTGGCCGCCGCCGCGGCGCTCACCGTCCTGGTGCTGCTGGGCGCCCTGGTCGGCCGGGGCGAGGCCTCGCCACCCGGGACGTCCGGGGTGTCCCGGGAGCCGGATCGGGGGCTGCCGCGCGGCGGGTTGGTCGTGCTGACGATCGGTGGCTTCTTCGCGTCTGCGGCCAGCTCACCGACAGGTGTCTTCCTCGTCGACTCCGCCGTGACCGCCGGTATCGCGTCGGGCACGGCCGGCCTGCTCTTCGCCGGGTGCTCGTTGCTCATGCTGACCAACCGGGTGGGCTTCGGCTGGCTGGCCGACCGGCACCCCGGGCAGAGCCGCTTCCTCTTCATCGCGTATCTGCTGGGCGGCGGCGCCGTCGGGTTCGCGCTGATGGCCACCGGCGGCATTCCGGTGTTCGTCGTCGGGGCGGTGCTCGCCTGCGGGCTGGGATGGTCGTGGCCCGGCCTGTTCCAGTTCGCCGTGATCCGTGAGAACCGGGCCGCCGCGGCGTCGGTCACCGGATTGATGCAGACCGGCCTGTCGCTGGGGGCCGCGTGCGGCCCGATGCTCTTCGGCGTCCTCGCTCAGGCATTCTCGTACACCGCCGCCTGGTCGGGGGTCGCGGCACTGAGCCTGGCCGGCGCGTGCACGATCGTGATCGGCCGCCGGATGGTCCGTCGTGCGCGCGGCCTCCCGGTCACGACGCTGCGCCGCGCGCCACGGGCCGCGTCGATGTGA
- a CDS encoding putative quinol monooxygenase, protein MYARSTTVRGNPQAVDEGIAYVRDTVMPAVQEMDGCIGLSMLCDKERGHCIVTTSWADADAMHRTADSVMSMRQRAAEMLGGETEVQEWEIAVMHRMHETHNGACARVIRAQGDPAQMDRMLDTFRMALIPRIEELPGFVSVSVMVDRQSGRSATAVSYDSRQSMAQAEQPGMAMRKEFSSQMAMDITDVAAYDIVLAHLRVPETV, encoded by the coding sequence ATGTACGCCCGTTCCACCACCGTTCGAGGAAACCCGCAGGCCGTGGACGAGGGCATCGCCTACGTCCGCGACACGGTCATGCCGGCGGTGCAGGAGATGGACGGCTGCATCGGGTTGTCGATGCTCTGCGACAAGGAGAGAGGCCACTGCATCGTGACCACGTCGTGGGCCGACGCGGACGCCATGCATCGCACCGCCGACAGCGTCATGTCGATGCGGCAGCGGGCCGCCGAGATGCTGGGCGGTGAGACCGAGGTCCAGGAGTGGGAGATCGCGGTCATGCACCGCATGCACGAGACGCACAACGGCGCCTGCGCACGCGTCATCCGGGCCCAGGGCGACCCGGCGCAGATGGACCGGATGCTCGACACCTTCCGGATGGCCCTGATCCCGCGGATCGAGGAGCTGCCCGGTTTCGTCAGCGTCAGCGTCATGGTCGACCGGCAGAGCGGTCGCAGCGCGACGGCGGTGAGCTACGACAGCCGCCAGTCGATGGCCCAGGCGGAGCAGCCGGGCATGGCCATGCGGAAGGAGTTCAGCAGCCAGATGGCCATGGACATCACCGACGTCGCCGCCTACGACATCGTGCTCGCCCACCTGCGGGTCCCCGAGACGGTCTGA
- a CDS encoding HNH endonuclease signature motif containing protein, with the protein MYSEPERGPEVGTPIHVLPEDLAPDLSEIEVIADIWAADAHEARSVAARAGSVARFARRRRRERLQEFGPRGGPGLDSRYRQPAFLADYSETLVPELALLRNCSEFEAERLLVESLILTTSLRGTWSALYEGRIDVRKMRALVDLLASAKPEVIVEIESIVLPVAGRLTVPQIRDRVRRALARLDPAALEARRRECARHADVTHQPTGDGMSRVMIDLPLWEAAACVNTVRRLAEQQRAGGDLRPIGVIRAGIARDLMLRPWDTSRPPVTAVLTIHAPLGALSLPNEGLPQPAAEVDGEIVTAAQCRELLEQLDILGVRGAPPGGCVQVAITDPATGRLVAVASRSELRRASGTHRRKRTHRKKGKQTTRSRGTPSETADAPGLRPPAANPAYRPSAPQRRFVRTRDRTCRWPGCRRAPARCDIDHVVAHADGGPTDCWNLCCLCRRHHRIKTFAPGWHFELLADGSVIVRTPSGVSRESRPPAWCEDPEPDPPWLEETSPPDPLRC; encoded by the coding sequence ATGTACAGCGAGCCCGAGCGCGGCCCGGAGGTGGGCACGCCCATTCACGTGCTCCCGGAGGACCTCGCGCCCGACCTGTCGGAGATCGAAGTGATCGCCGACATCTGGGCCGCCGATGCCCACGAGGCCCGGTCCGTCGCCGCGCGGGCCGGCTCAGTCGCCCGGTTCGCCCGTCGACGCCGACGCGAGCGGCTCCAGGAGTTCGGCCCGCGCGGCGGTCCCGGACTCGACAGCCGCTACCGGCAGCCCGCCTTCCTCGCCGACTACTCCGAGACCCTGGTCCCCGAGCTGGCGCTGCTGCGGAACTGCTCGGAGTTCGAGGCCGAGCGCCTCCTGGTCGAGTCGCTGATCCTCACCACGTCACTGCGTGGCACCTGGAGCGCCCTGTACGAGGGGCGGATCGACGTACGGAAGATGCGTGCGCTGGTCGATCTGCTGGCCTCCGCCAAGCCCGAGGTGATCGTCGAGATCGAGTCGATCGTCCTGCCCGTGGCCGGCCGGCTGACCGTTCCGCAGATCCGGGACCGGGTGCGCCGGGCGCTCGCGCGGCTGGATCCAGCCGCGCTGGAGGCCCGCCGGAGGGAGTGCGCTCGGCACGCGGACGTCACCCATCAGCCCACCGGTGACGGCATGAGCCGCGTCATGATCGATCTGCCGCTCTGGGAGGCGGCCGCCTGCGTGAACACCGTCCGACGCCTGGCGGAACAGCAGCGGGCCGGCGGGGACCTGCGGCCGATCGGCGTGATCCGGGCCGGGATCGCCAGAGATCTGATGCTGCGGCCCTGGGACACCTCGCGCCCCCCGGTCACCGCGGTCCTGACTATCCACGCACCGCTCGGCGCGCTGTCCCTCCCGAATGAGGGCCTGCCACAACCCGCGGCCGAGGTCGACGGCGAGATCGTCACCGCGGCACAGTGCCGAGAACTGCTCGAGCAGCTCGACATACTCGGCGTGCGAGGAGCGCCGCCCGGCGGGTGCGTCCAGGTCGCGATCACCGATCCAGCGACCGGGCGGCTGGTCGCCGTCGCCAGCCGGAGTGAACTGCGTCGCGCCTCGGGCACTCACCGCCGCAAGCGCACCCACCGGAAGAAGGGCAAGCAGACCACCCGCTCGCGAGGGACGCCCTCGGAGACAGCCGACGCTCCGGGCCTCCGTCCTCCTGCGGCCAACCCTGCCTATCGGCCATCCGCCCCGCAACGTCGATTCGTCCGCACTCGCGACCGCACCTGCCGCTGGCCCGGCTGTCGGCGGGCCCCGGCTCGATGCGACATCGACCACGTCGTCGCCCATGCCGACGGCGGCCCAACCGACTGCTGGAACCTCTGCTGTCTCTGCCGGCGCCACCACCGGATCAAGACCTTCGCTCCCGGCTGGCACTTCGAGCTGCTCGCCGACGGATCGGTGATCGTCCGCACCCCCAGCGGCGTCTCCCGTGAGAGCCGACCGCCCGCATGGTGCGAAGACCCGGAACCGGATCCGCCCTGGCTCGAGGAAACGTCGCCTCCTGACCCACTCCGCTGCTGA
- a CDS encoding alanyl-tRNA editing protein, with protein sequence MTTETHHHGHTHRLDLADSTVREWDATVLAADPEQGIVLDRSAFYPGGGGQPPDEGVLLWGGVRTRIAGTRTGDELYLIPVEGDPVPPVGTAVRGALDDERRTQLMRTHSGLHVLTGVVFRDFGALVTGGNMEPLTARMDFDLPEVPPDFKDRIAESVNAEIAADRPIEVRTLPREEAFAIPDIIRTATNLLPPDIEEVRIVDIVGLDTQADGGTHVASTSMVGRVEVVKMENKGRGFRRLRIRIV encoded by the coding sequence GTGACCACCGAGACCCACCACCACGGGCACACCCACCGTCTCGACCTCGCCGACTCGACCGTCCGGGAGTGGGATGCGACGGTGCTGGCCGCAGATCCGGAGCAGGGCATCGTGCTCGACCGCTCGGCTTTCTACCCCGGCGGCGGCGGGCAGCCGCCGGATGAGGGCGTGCTGCTCTGGGGCGGCGTCCGCACGCGCATCGCCGGCACCCGCACGGGCGACGAGCTGTACCTGATCCCCGTCGAGGGCGACCCGGTGCCACCCGTCGGGACGGCGGTCCGCGGGGCGCTGGACGACGAGCGGCGCACGCAGCTGATGCGGACGCACTCGGGGCTGCACGTGCTCACCGGCGTCGTCTTCCGCGACTTCGGCGCGCTGGTGACCGGCGGCAACATGGAGCCGCTGACCGCCCGGATGGATTTCGACCTCCCCGAGGTGCCGCCGGACTTCAAGGACCGGATCGCCGAATCGGTGAACGCCGAGATCGCTGCCGACCGGCCGATCGAGGTGAGGACGCTGCCGCGCGAGGAGGCCTTCGCGATCCCGGACATCATCCGGACCGCGACGAACCTGCTGCCGCCCGACATCGAGGAGGTACGGATCGTCGACATCGTCGGGCTCGACACGCAGGCCGACGGCGGCACGCACGTCGCGTCGACGTCCATGGTGGGCCGGGTCGAGGTCGTGAAGATGGAGAACAAGGGCCGCGGGTTCCGCCGGCTGCGGATCCGGATCGTCTGA
- a CDS encoding SGNH/GDSL hydrolase family protein — protein sequence MGSRLGRMVVALGAAVVLTTSCSSDGESSDSAGAASAPASSSAAEESRGAYLALGDSVPFGFRGGATAEFSDADNFVGYPELVGEELSLEVLNAACPGETTESFLDATAQSNGCQNTLQSDVGYRKAYPVHVQYDSFDQSQLDFAVDTLTENDDVELVTLQIGANDVFLCQQTTPSRCSDPANLQALAQSVQANVETILSTLRDEAGYDGQVVVVTYYALNYSDAFGAATGALVGGIAQIAAASGADVADGYEAFRAQAGEVGGDSTAAGLVLPNDVHPTEEGQRLLAEAVLAVVED from the coding sequence ATGGGTAGTCGGCTGGGCCGGATGGTGGTCGCACTCGGGGCGGCCGTCGTGCTCACGACGTCCTGCTCGTCGGACGGCGAATCGTCGGACTCTGCGGGCGCCGCCAGCGCGCCGGCGTCGTCGTCCGCCGCCGAGGAGAGCCGCGGCGCGTATCTGGCGCTCGGTGACTCCGTGCCGTTCGGTTTCCGGGGTGGCGCGACGGCCGAGTTCTCCGATGCCGACAACTTCGTCGGGTACCCGGAGCTGGTCGGCGAGGAGCTCAGCCTGGAGGTGCTGAACGCGGCCTGCCCCGGCGAGACGACGGAGAGCTTCCTCGACGCGACGGCACAGAGCAACGGATGCCAGAACACGCTCCAGTCGGACGTCGGATATCGCAAGGCCTACCCCGTGCACGTCCAGTACGACTCGTTCGACCAGTCGCAGCTCGACTTCGCGGTGGACACGCTCACCGAGAACGACGACGTCGAGCTGGTCACGCTCCAGATCGGCGCGAACGACGTCTTCCTCTGCCAGCAGACGACGCCGAGCCGCTGCTCCGACCCGGCGAATCTCCAGGCTCTGGCGCAGTCCGTGCAGGCGAACGTCGAGACGATCCTGTCGACGTTGCGCGACGAGGCCGGCTACGACGGGCAAGTCGTCGTGGTCACCTACTACGCGCTGAACTACTCCGACGCCTTCGGTGCGGCGACCGGGGCGCTGGTAGGGGGCATCGCGCAGATCGCGGCGGCCAGCGGGGCGGACGTCGCCGACGGTTACGAGGCGTTCCGGGCGCAGGCCGGTGAGGTCGGTGGCGACTCCACCGCCGCTGGGCTGGTGCTGCCGAACGACGTGCACCCGACCGAGGAGGGCCAGCGGCTGCTGGCCGAGGCGGTGCTGGCGGTCGTCGAGGACTAG
- a CDS encoding type II toxin-antitoxin system VapC family toxin yields MLYVEAAAALARAARMGRLSGSAHVDSLGALDELWTRLDVIAVDEPLVRRAAELARAHGLRGYDAVHCASGVEVNGPDTVAVAGDRALLDAWRVSGLDVIDTLA; encoded by the coding sequence CTGCTCTACGTCGAGGCCGCCGCCGCGCTGGCTCGCGCAGCGCGAATGGGACGGCTGAGTGGATCGGCGCACGTGGACAGCCTCGGCGCCTTGGACGAACTATGGACACGGCTGGACGTCATCGCCGTGGACGAGCCCCTGGTACGGAGAGCCGCAGAGCTAGCGCGGGCGCATGGACTCCGCGGTTACGACGCCGTGCATTGCGCATCCGGGGTCGAGGTCAATGGGCCGGACACCGTGGCCGTCGCGGGCGACCGGGCGTTGCTCGACGCCTGGCGGGTCAGCGGACTCGACGTCATCGACACGCTGGCCTGA
- a CDS encoding type II toxin-antitoxin system Phd/YefM family antitoxin, protein MNWVGIKELRDGLSRHLAAVRAGHTVTITDHGRPVARIVPVDQPTPLERLIAEGRVQPATQRDRALPKPKSSPAPDCSTSRPPPRWLAQREWDG, encoded by the coding sequence GTGAACTGGGTCGGCATCAAGGAACTGCGCGACGGGCTGAGCCGTCACCTGGCCGCGGTGCGCGCCGGGCACACCGTCACGATCACCGACCACGGTCGTCCCGTGGCGCGCATCGTCCCGGTCGACCAGCCGACCCCCCTCGAGCGGCTCATCGCGGAGGGGCGCGTGCAGCCGGCGACACAGCGGGATCGCGCGTTGCCGAAGCCGAAGTCGTCACCAGCACCCGACTGCTCTACGTCGAGGCCGCCGCCGCGCTGGCTCGCGCAGCGCGAATGGGACGGCTGA
- a CDS encoding class I adenylate-forming enzyme family protein has translation MDSDDVAPGEYPFDTSGIEGGADGIRRYTDLPVNLVRILLAQAATRGDRTAVVELGGSSLTYSDLWQRAMRVAGGLRDAGVVPGDRVAVQLGNGLDWALAFWGAQLAGAVVVPMNTRLTEAEAEFIVADCGATYVIRAHRPLPDGEPGEVPDPAPTDVAALFYTSGTTGRPKGAMTTHENFLTTIETVIRCRGLSREPGVSHATLISVPLFHVTGCNSQFLTQIALGGTSVLMPRFDAASFLAAIPEHGITLVTSVPTIYELVLRHPDVAKTDVSTVRTLSYGGAPIAPELVHRLHEAFPGARLGNGFGLSETSGLATFLPQEYALEHADAVGFPAPVNDVRIDRPDPVTGVGELLIRGPNVVAGYWRDPVRTAETFVDGWLHTGDLARIDDGIVRIVDRAKDMINRGGENVYSVEVENALAAHPDVLEVAVVGVPDPVMGEKVGVVVLPRPGVAADDLVPSLCAFARERLADFKRPQFVRVIEGPLPRNAGGKVLKKQLREAEGWVAVPR, from the coding sequence ATGGACAGCGACGACGTCGCGCCGGGGGAGTACCCCTTCGACACCAGCGGCATCGAGGGCGGGGCCGACGGCATCCGGCGCTACACGGATCTGCCGGTGAACCTGGTCCGCATCCTCCTCGCCCAGGCGGCCACCCGCGGCGACCGGACTGCCGTGGTCGAGCTCGGCGGCTCGTCGTTGACGTACTCGGATCTCTGGCAGCGCGCGATGCGGGTCGCCGGTGGACTCCGGGACGCCGGCGTCGTGCCTGGCGACCGGGTCGCCGTCCAGCTCGGGAACGGCCTGGACTGGGCGCTCGCCTTCTGGGGCGCCCAGCTCGCCGGCGCGGTCGTCGTCCCGATGAACACCCGGCTGACCGAGGCCGAAGCCGAGTTCATCGTCGCCGACTGCGGCGCCACCTACGTCATCCGCGCACACCGACCGCTGCCCGACGGGGAGCCGGGCGAGGTGCCCGACCCGGCGCCTACGGACGTCGCCGCACTCTTCTACACCAGCGGGACGACGGGGCGCCCCAAGGGCGCGATGACCACGCACGAGAACTTCCTGACCACCATCGAGACGGTCATCCGATGCCGCGGGCTCAGCCGGGAGCCGGGGGTATCCCACGCGACGCTCATCTCGGTGCCGCTTTTCCACGTCACCGGCTGCAACTCCCAGTTCCTCACCCAGATCGCGCTGGGCGGCACCTCGGTGCTGATGCCGCGCTTCGACGCCGCCTCCTTCCTCGCCGCCATCCCCGAGCACGGCATCACGCTCGTCACCAGCGTCCCGACCATCTACGAACTGGTGCTGCGCCACCCCGACGTGGCGAAGACCGACGTCTCCACCGTCCGCACCCTCAGCTACGGCGGCGCACCGATCGCCCCCGAGCTGGTGCACCGGCTGCACGAGGCGTTCCCCGGCGCCCGGCTCGGCAACGGCTTCGGGCTCAGCGAGACGAGCGGACTGGCCACCTTCCTGCCACAGGAGTACGCCCTCGAGCACGCCGACGCGGTCGGGTTCCCAGCGCCCGTCAACGACGTCCGCATCGACCGGCCCGACCCGGTCACGGGTGTCGGTGAGCTGCTGATCCGCGGGCCGAACGTCGTCGCCGGGTACTGGCGCGACCCGGTGCGGACGGCGGAGACGTTCGTCGACGGCTGGCTGCACACCGGTGACCTGGCGCGGATCGACGACGGGATCGTGCGGATCGTCGACCGCGCCAAGGACATGATCAACCGTGGCGGCGAGAACGTGTACAGCGTCGAGGTGGAGAACGCCCTGGCCGCGCATCCGGACGTGCTCGAGGTCGCGGTCGTCGGCGTCCCCGACCCCGTGATGGGGGAGAAGGTCGGCGTCGTCGTCCTGCCCAGGCCGGGCGTCGCCGCCGACGACCTCGTCCCCTCCCTCTGCGCCTTCGCCCGCGAGCGGCTCGCCGACTTCAAGCGGCCGCAGTTCGTGCGGGTCATCGAAGGTCCGCTCCCGCGCAACGCCGGAGGCAAGGTGCTCAAGAAACAGCTGCGCGAGGCGGAGGGCTGGGTCGCCGTCCCTCGCTAA
- a CDS encoding M20 metallopeptidase family protein, with translation MSRSEALREDARAMQGELAELRHLLHRRPEVGLQLPRTQETVLAALDGLGLEVSTGTSTTSVTAVLRGGRPGPAVLLRGDMDALPVHEETGLDFSSEIDGVMHACGHDLHTAMLVGAARLLHAHRERLAGDVVFMFQPGEEGWDGASYMLAEGVLDAAGSRVSSAYGMHVMSAMNPRGQFTTRPGTLMAASDELRVTVRGAGGHGSAPHLAKDPVSVAAQLVGDLQTLVTRTFDVFDPVILTVGLFQAGTKRNIIPDEAYFQATVRTFSAEARDRMREASVRLCESVAAGYGLTAEVLYLEEYPVTVNAPEHAAFAAEVAAEVFGEQRYAPKVYPQSGSEDFSRVLDAVPGCYLFLGAAVGDDYADLPNNHSPRAQFSDDVLSDGVLLHAELAVRALDRDAATG, from the coding sequence CCGGACGCAGGAGACGGTGCTCGCGGCACTGGACGGGCTGGGCCTGGAGGTGTCGACCGGCACGTCGACGACGTCGGTGACCGCGGTACTGCGCGGTGGGCGGCCGGGTCCGGCGGTGCTGCTGCGCGGCGACATGGACGCGCTGCCGGTGCACGAGGAGACCGGGCTGGACTTCAGCAGCGAGATCGACGGCGTGATGCACGCGTGCGGGCACGACCTGCACACCGCGATGCTGGTGGGGGCGGCACGACTGCTGCACGCGCACCGCGAACGGCTGGCCGGGGACGTGGTGTTCATGTTCCAGCCCGGCGAGGAGGGCTGGGACGGCGCCAGTTACATGCTCGCCGAGGGCGTACTGGACGCGGCCGGGTCGCGGGTGTCGTCGGCCTACGGCATGCACGTGATGTCGGCGATGAACCCGCGTGGCCAGTTCACCACCCGGCCGGGCACGCTGATGGCGGCCAGCGACGAGCTCCGGGTGACCGTGCGCGGGGCCGGCGGCCACGGCTCGGCGCCTCACCTGGCGAAGGACCCGGTCTCGGTGGCCGCGCAGCTGGTCGGTGACCTGCAGACGCTGGTGACCCGCACCTTCGACGTCTTCGACCCGGTGATCCTGACCGTGGGCCTGTTCCAGGCCGGGACCAAGCGCAACATCATCCCGGACGAGGCGTACTTCCAGGCCACCGTGCGCACCTTCTCCGCCGAGGCCCGCGATCGGATGCGCGAGGCGTCGGTGCGGCTGTGCGAGTCGGTCGCCGCGGGCTACGGCCTGACCGCCGAGGTGCTGTACCTGGAGGAGTACCCGGTGACGGTCAACGCCCCCGAGCACGCGGCCTTCGCCGCCGAGGTGGCGGCCGAGGTGTTCGGCGAGCAGCGCTACGCGCCGAAGGTGTACCCGCAGTCGGGCTCCGAGGACTTCTCCCGGGTGCTGGACGCGGTGCCTGGGTGCTACCTGTTCCTGGGCGCCGCGGTTGGCGACGACTACGCGGACCTGCCCAACAACCACAGTCCGCGGGCGCAGTTCAGCGACGACGTCCTGTCCGACGGGGTGCTGCTGCACGCCGAGCTCGCCGTGCGGGCTCTGGACCGGGACGCCGCCACCGGCTGA